A window from Pseudomonas sp. MRSN 12121 encodes these proteins:
- the mutS gene encoding DNA mismatch repair protein MutS has product MNKALTDLSSHTPMMQQYWRLKNQHPDQLMFYRMGDFYEIFYEDAKKAAKLLDITLTARGQSAGQAIPMCGIPYHAAEGYLAKLVKLGESVVICEQVGDPATSKGPVERQVVRIITPGTVSDEALLDERRDNLIAAVLGDERLFGLAVLDITSGNFTVLEIKGWENLLAELERINPVELLIPDDWPQGLPAEKRRGVRRRAPWDFERDSAHKSLCQQFSTQDLKGFGCENLTLAIGAAGCLLSYAKETQRTALPHLRSLRHERLDDTVVLDGASRRNLELDTNLAGGRDNTLQSVVDRCQTAMGSRLLTRWLNRPLRDLKVLQARQTSIGCLLDGYRFERLQPQLKEIGDIERILARIGLRNARPRDLARLRDALAALPELQLAMTELEAEHLSQLAVTTSTYPELAALLEKAIIDNPPAVIRDGGVLKTGYDSELDELQSLSENAGQFLIDLEAREKARTGLANLKVGYNRIHGYFIELPSKQAEQAPADYIRRQTLKGAERFITPELKAFEDKALSAKSRALAREKMLYEALLETLIGHLPPLQDTASALAELDVLSNLAERALNLDLNCPRFVSEPCMRITQGRHPVVEQVLTTPFVANDLSLDDHTRMLVITGPNMGGKSTYMRQTALIVLLAHIGSFVPAASCELSLVDRIFTRIGSSDDLAGGRSTFMVEMSETANILHNATERSLVLMDEVGRGTSTFDGLSLAWAAAERLAQLRAYTLFATHYFELTVLPESEPLVANVHLNATEHNERIVFLHHVLPGPASQSYGLAVAQLAGVPSAVIVRAREHLSRLETTSLPHEAPQPVAGKPSVPQQSDMFASLPHPVLDDLAKLDLDDMTPRKALEMLYTLKTRI; this is encoded by the coding sequence ATGAATAAAGCGCTCACCGATCTGTCCTCCCACACGCCGATGATGCAGCAATACTGGCGCCTCAAGAACCAGCACCCCGATCAGCTGATGTTCTACCGCATGGGCGACTTCTACGAGATCTTCTATGAGGACGCGAAGAAGGCCGCCAAGTTGCTGGACATCACCCTGACCGCGCGTGGACAGTCGGCGGGCCAGGCCATCCCGATGTGCGGCATTCCCTACCACGCCGCCGAGGGTTACCTGGCCAAGCTGGTGAAACTGGGCGAGTCGGTGGTGATCTGCGAGCAGGTCGGCGACCCGGCCACCAGCAAAGGCCCGGTGGAACGCCAGGTGGTGCGCATCATTACCCCGGGCACCGTCAGCGACGAAGCCCTGCTCGACGAGCGCCGGGATAACCTGATCGCCGCGGTGCTGGGCGATGAGCGTCTGTTCGGCCTCGCCGTGCTGGACATCACCAGTGGCAACTTCACGGTCCTGGAGATCAAGGGCTGGGAAAACCTGCTGGCCGAGCTGGAACGCATCAATCCGGTGGAGCTGCTGATCCCGGACGACTGGCCACAAGGCCTGCCAGCGGAAAAACGCCGTGGCGTGCGCCGTCGCGCGCCCTGGGACTTCGAGCGCGACTCGGCCCACAAGAGCCTCTGCCAGCAGTTTTCCACCCAGGACCTCAAGGGCTTCGGCTGCGAAAACCTGACCCTGGCCATCGGCGCCGCGGGCTGCCTGCTCAGCTATGCCAAGGAAACCCAGCGCACCGCCCTGCCCCACCTGCGCAGCCTGCGCCATGAACGCCTGGACGACACCGTGGTGCTCGACGGCGCCAGCCGCCGCAACCTGGAACTGGATACCAACCTCGCCGGCGGCCGCGACAACACCCTGCAATCGGTGGTCGACCGTTGCCAGACCGCCATGGGCAGCCGCCTGCTGACCCGCTGGCTGAACCGTCCGCTGCGCGACTTGAAAGTCCTGCAGGCGCGGCAGACCTCGATCGGCTGCCTGCTGGACGGTTACCGCTTCGAAAGGCTGCAACCGCAGCTCAAGGAAATCGGCGACATCGAGCGGATCCTCGCGCGTATCGGCCTGCGCAACGCCCGTCCCCGCGACCTGGCACGCCTGCGCGACGCCCTGGCAGCGCTGCCGGAACTGCAACTGGCGATGACCGAACTCGAAGCCGAGCACCTGAGCCAGCTGGCGGTGACCACCAGCACCTACCCGGAACTGGCGGCGCTGCTGGAAAAAGCCATCATCGACAACCCGCCAGCGGTGATCCGCGACGGCGGCGTGTTGAAGACCGGTTACGACAGCGAACTGGACGAACTGCAATCGCTGAGTGAAAACGCCGGACAATTCCTCATCGACCTGGAAGCCCGGGAAAAGGCGCGTACCGGCCTGGCCAACCTGAAAGTCGGCTACAACCGGATTCACGGCTACTTCATCGAATTGCCCAGCAAACAGGCCGAGCAGGCCCCGGCGGATTACATCCGGCGCCAGACCCTCAAAGGCGCCGAACGCTTCATCACCCCGGAGCTCAAGGCCTTCGAGGACAAGGCGCTGTCCGCCAAGAGCCGTGCGCTGGCGCGCGAGAAGATGCTCTACGAAGCCTTGCTGGAAACCCTGATCGGCCACCTGCCGCCGCTACAGGACACCGCCTCGGCCCTGGCCGAACTGGATGTGCTGAGCAACCTGGCCGAACGCGCGTTGAACCTGGACCTCAATTGCCCGCGCTTCGTCAGCGAACCGTGCATGCGCATCACCCAGGGTCGCCACCCGGTGGTGGAACAGGTACTGACCACGCCATTCGTGGCCAATGACCTGAGCCTGGACGACCACACCCGGATGCTGGTGATCACTGGCCCGAACATGGGCGGTAAGTCCACTTATATGCGACAGACCGCGCTGATCGTGTTGCTGGCCCATATCGGCAGCTTCGTACCGGCGGCCAGCTGCGAGCTGTCCCTGGTGGACCGCATCTTTACCCGGATCGGCTCCAGCGACGACCTGGCCGGTGGCCGTTCCACCTTCATGGTGGAAATGAGCGAAACCGCCAATATTCTGCATAACGCCACCGAACGCAGCCTGGTGCTGATGGACGAAGTGGGGCGTGGCACCAGTACGTTCGATGGCTTGTCCCTGGCGTGGGCTGCGGCAGAACGTCTCGCCCAGTTGCGGGCGTACACCCTGTTCGCCACGCATTACTTCGAGCTCACGGTGCTGCCGGAAAGCGAACCGCTGGTCGCCAACGTGCACCTCAACGCCACCGAGCACAACGAGCGCATCGTCTTCCTGCACCACGTGCTGCCAGGTCCAGCGAGCCAGAGCTATGGCCTGGCCGTGGCCCAGCTGGCGGGGGTTCCGAGCGCGGTCATCGTCCGCGCCCGCGAACATTTGAGCCGCCTGGAGACCACCAGCCTGCCTCACGAGGCGCCGCAACCGGTAGCGGGCAAGCCTTCGGTTCCGCAACAAAGCGACATGTTCGCCAGCCTGCCGCACCCGGTGCTCGATGACCTGGCCAAGCTCGATCTGGACGACATGACCCCGCGCAAGGCATTGGAAATGCTCTATACATTGAAGACACGCATCTAA
- a CDS encoding DUF642 domain-containing protein — protein MNLLKKYLAPMLAAAVLLGSAANAVAANLLVNGSFEQPGCSGGCVLDTPAKTNFITGWTTFLSGAEYFNVPASFGGSVAADGLVIVDLANYVYGNGGGIQQNFATVVGAKYRLTFSAGNSKFAGRSGDGIVQVKVAGQTATFNTPTAKGVAIEWSTLTYDFTATTTQTTLAFSNEQNPYANFAFIDNVIVERL, from the coding sequence ATGAACCTCTTGAAAAAATACCTCGCTCCCATGCTCGCCGCCGCTGTGCTGCTGGGCTCCGCGGCCAACGCCGTTGCGGCCAACCTGCTGGTCAACGGCAGTTTCGAGCAGCCCGGTTGCAGTGGTGGCTGTGTCCTGGATACCCCGGCAAAAACCAACTTCATCACTGGCTGGACCACCTTCCTGTCCGGTGCCGAGTACTTCAACGTACCGGCTTCCTTCGGCGGTTCCGTCGCCGCGGATGGCCTGGTGATCGTTGACTTGGCGAACTATGTCTATGGCAACGGCGGGGGCATTCAACAGAACTTCGCCACTGTCGTCGGCGCCAAGTACCGACTGACGTTCAGCGCCGGCAATTCGAAGTTCGCCGGTCGTTCGGGCGACGGCATCGTACAGGTCAAGGTGGCTGGCCAAACCGCCACTTTCAATACGCCAACCGCCAAGGGCGTGGCGATCGAGTGGAGCACCCTGACCTACGACTTCACCGCCACTACCACGCAAACGACTCTGGCGTTCTCCAACGAGCAGAATCCGTATGCCAACTTTGCCTTTATCGACAACGTCATTGTTGAACGCCTGTAA
- the fdxA gene encoding ferredoxin FdxA has protein sequence MTFVVTDNCIKCKYTDCVEVCPVDCFYEGPNFLVIHPDECIDCALCEPECPAVAIFSEDEVPEEMQEFIQLNVELAEIWPNITEKKESLPDAEEWDGVKGKIKDLER, from the coding sequence ATGACCTTCGTCGTCACCGACAACTGCATCAAGTGCAAGTACACCGACTGCGTAGAAGTCTGTCCGGTGGACTGCTTTTACGAAGGCCCGAACTTCCTGGTGATTCACCCGGATGAGTGCATCGACTGCGCGCTGTGCGAGCCTGAATGCCCCGCTGTAGCGATCTTCTCCGAGGATGAAGTTCCGGAAGAGATGCAGGAATTCATTCAGTTGAACGTTGAACTGGCCGAAATCTGGCCCAACATCACCGAGAAGAAAGAGTCCTTGCCCGATGCCGAAGAGTGGGATGGCGTCAAAGGCAAAATCAAGGATCTGGAGCGCTGA
- a CDS encoding XRE family transcriptional regulator, translating into MRVMQKRNVSIVLRELLDRDGISPTELHRRTGVPQSTLSRILSGKIVDPSDKHISRIAEYFQVSTDQLRGRAAIASARSMAAHDDPHSQLKDISLWDDDTPVDDDEVSVPFLREVELAAGSGRFVIEESERSSLRFGKRSLRHNGVQFDQAKCVTVRGNSMLPVLRDGATVGVNAGKCGIGDIVDGDLYAINHNGQLRVKQLYRLPSGIRLRSFNRDEHPDEDYSFQDMQEEQIVILGHVFWWGMYAR; encoded by the coding sequence ATGCGCGTTATGCAAAAGCGCAACGTTTCTATCGTCTTAAGAGAGCTCCTCGATCGCGATGGCATTTCCCCTACGGAACTCCATCGGCGCACGGGCGTGCCTCAATCCACCCTTTCGCGGATCCTCAGCGGCAAGATTGTCGATCCTTCGGACAAGCACATCTCGCGGATCGCCGAGTACTTCCAGGTCAGCACCGACCAGTTGCGCGGACGCGCGGCTATCGCGTCGGCGCGGTCGATGGCTGCCCACGATGATCCGCATTCGCAACTCAAGGACATAAGTCTGTGGGACGACGATACCCCCGTCGATGACGACGAGGTCTCGGTCCCCTTTCTTCGCGAGGTTGAATTGGCTGCAGGATCAGGAAGATTCGTCATCGAGGAAAGCGAGCGCTCCAGCCTGCGCTTCGGCAAGCGCAGCCTGCGGCACAACGGCGTGCAGTTCGACCAGGCCAAATGCGTGACGGTACGGGGCAACAGCATGTTGCCGGTGCTGCGCGACGGCGCCACGGTAGGGGTCAATGCCGGCAAGTGTGGTATCGGCGACATCGTCGACGGCGATCTTTATGCCATCAACCACAACGGCCAGTTGCGGGTGAAGCAGCTTTACCGCCTGCCTTCCGGCATTCGCCTGCGCAGCTTCAACCGCGACGAACATCCGGATGAGGACTACAGCTTCCAGGACATGCAGGAAGAGCAGATCGTCATCCTGGGTCATGTCTTCTGGTGGGGCATGTACGCCCGCTGA
- a CDS encoding N-acetylmuramoyl-L-alanine amidase yields the protein MIPIDYNSYRTLAPYNKRVRFLVLHYTALNFEASVKALTTGAASAHYLIPALQDPTYQAAGFQEQRIFNLVAEEDRAWHAGVSDWAGRSGLNDTSIGIEIVNEATDVNGVFTFPDYERSQVEALKQLALNILQRYPDLSPKNVVGHSDIAVGRKSDPGPKLPWKELYKAGIGAWYDEPTKRKYVQQFRAAGLPERAAVLKAFAAYGYGVPAQATDDFFQSLVRAFQMHFRPKNYAGKLDVETCAILYALNEKYA from the coding sequence ATGATCCCGATCGATTACAACAGCTACCGCACCCTCGCGCCCTACAACAAGCGCGTGCGTTTCCTGGTGCTGCATTACACGGCCCTGAACTTCGAGGCATCGGTCAAGGCCCTGACCACCGGCGCGGCGAGCGCCCATTACCTGATTCCTGCGTTGCAGGATCCGACCTACCAGGCCGCGGGTTTCCAGGAGCAGCGGATTTTCAACCTGGTGGCCGAGGAAGATCGTGCCTGGCATGCCGGTGTCAGTGACTGGGCCGGTCGCAGTGGCTTGAACGACACGTCCATCGGCATTGAAATCGTCAACGAAGCCACCGACGTCAACGGGGTGTTCACCTTTCCGGATTACGAACGCTCCCAGGTCGAGGCGCTCAAGCAGCTGGCCCTGAATATCCTCCAGCGTTATCCGGATCTGTCGCCGAAGAACGTGGTGGGCCATTCCGATATCGCGGTGGGGCGCAAATCCGACCCGGGTCCCAAGTTGCCCTGGAAGGAGCTCTACAAGGCCGGCATCGGCGCCTGGTACGACGAGCCGACCAAGAGGAAATACGTCCAGCAATTCCGCGCCGCGGGCCTGCCCGAGCGCGCCGCCGTGCTCAAGGCCTTCGCCGCCTATGGTTATGGCGTGCCGGCGCAGGCGACGGATGACTTCTTCCAGTCGCTGGTGCGGGCCTTCCAGATGCATTTCCGGCCGAAGAACTACGCCGGGAAACTGGATGTGGAAACCTGCGCGATTCTTTATGCGCTGAACGAGAAGTACGCCTGA
- a CDS encoding phage holin family protein — translation MTNEQQALLDMPIWLVIVLALMGGVSGEMWRADKEGARGWLLVRRLALRSGACVICGVSTIMLLYAAGVSIWTAGAFGCLTAMAGADVAIGLYERWAAKRLGVCEVPPKDSRPDA, via the coding sequence ATGACAAACGAGCAACAAGCGTTGCTGGACATGCCGATCTGGCTGGTCATCGTCCTGGCCCTGATGGGCGGGGTATCCGGCGAAATGTGGCGCGCCGACAAGGAGGGCGCCCGCGGCTGGCTGCTGGTGCGGCGCCTGGCCCTGCGTTCCGGAGCCTGTGTGATCTGCGGGGTCTCGACCATCATGCTGCTGTATGCCGCCGGCGTCTCGATCTGGACCGCTGGTGCCTTCGGTTGCCTGACCGCCATGGCAGGCGCCGATGTGGCCATCGGCCTTTACGAGCGCTGGGCGGCCAAGCGCCTGGGGGTGTGCGAAGTGCCGCCCAAGGACTCCCGCCCGGATGCCTGA